From Alcaligenes faecalis, the proteins below share one genomic window:
- the hflK gene encoding FtsH protease activity modulator HflK translates to MRLNNKIFNLNDPGWGRDSGKNGSEPPRRPEKQDGPPDLDEVWRDFNSRLGSLFGKKGRRSPPGGMPPGSGNGPSIPKGSPKLLIIGGVVAVGLWMASGFTIVQEGQVAVVTRFGEYTKTLNPGLQWRWPAPIEDHQTVNISQLRTFEVGYRGSARNKVLPESLMLTTDENIVDMQYVVQYRLLPTGAPDYLFNTNNPDESVRQAAETAMREVVGKQPMDSVLYSGRTQIASDVQQLAQSILDRYRTGIQISTVAIQNVQPPEQVQAAFDDAVKAGQDRERQINEGQAYANKVLPEAAGQVARMMQESEGYKARVIGDAKGDTARFGSVEAEYVKAPGVTRDRLYLSTIQEILESTSKVLVDTRSDNNMIYLPLDKIVRQVGSRTDMEPSAPVASAASQGQIGRPAPAAAPKAPAPGNPAGLDTSLGSLVSPYSPYAR, encoded by the coding sequence ATGCGTCTGAACAATAAAATATTCAATCTCAATGATCCCGGTTGGGGACGAGACAGTGGCAAAAACGGTTCCGAGCCACCTCGCCGCCCCGAGAAACAAGATGGCCCGCCTGACCTCGACGAGGTGTGGCGTGACTTCAATAGTCGCTTGGGATCTTTATTTGGCAAAAAGGGACGTCGTTCCCCTCCTGGCGGTATGCCTCCAGGTAGCGGTAATGGCCCCTCCATCCCTAAAGGCTCCCCCAAGCTGCTGATTATCGGTGGTGTGGTGGCAGTCGGCCTGTGGATGGCCAGTGGCTTTACCATCGTGCAGGAAGGTCAGGTTGCCGTGGTGACTCGTTTTGGCGAGTACACCAAAACCCTGAATCCCGGTCTGCAATGGCGTTGGCCCGCTCCCATCGAAGATCACCAAACTGTCAATATTTCCCAGTTGCGTACCTTCGAGGTGGGCTACCGCGGAAGTGCGCGCAATAAAGTCCTGCCTGAATCCCTGATGCTGACAACCGACGAGAACATCGTTGATATGCAGTACGTGGTTCAGTATCGCTTGTTGCCTACGGGTGCGCCGGACTACCTGTTCAACACCAATAATCCGGACGAATCCGTACGTCAGGCGGCAGAAACCGCCATGCGTGAAGTTGTGGGCAAGCAGCCTATGGACTCCGTACTGTATTCCGGCCGTACACAGATTGCCTCGGACGTGCAGCAACTGGCTCAGTCCATTCTGGATCGTTACCGTACTGGTATTCAGATCAGCACCGTGGCGATTCAGAACGTGCAACCGCCCGAGCAGGTTCAAGCGGCTTTTGACGATGCCGTCAAGGCCGGCCAGGACCGCGAGCGTCAGATCAACGAAGGTCAGGCTTATGCCAACAAGGTATTGCCCGAAGCCGCTGGTCAAGTGGCACGCATGATGCAGGAGTCCGAAGGTTACAAGGCTCGTGTGATCGGTGATGCCAAGGGTGACACTGCACGTTTCGGCAGCGTCGAGGCCGAGTACGTGAAGGCTCCCGGTGTAACGCGGGATCGTCTGTACCTGTCCACGATTCAGGAAATCCTGGAGAGCACCAGCAAGGTACTGGTTGATACCCGTAGCGATAACAACATGATCTATCTGCCTTTGGACAAGATCGTGCGTCAGGTGGGCAGCCGTACCGATATGGAGCCATCCGCTCCTGTCGCCTCGGCTGCTTCGCAAGGACAGATCGGCCGTCCAGCTCCGGCTGCGGCGCCTAAAGCGCCTGCGCCAGGCAATCCAGCCGGTCTGGATACCTCGCTGGGCTCTTTGGTCAGTCCTTATTCCCCATACGCACGCTAG
- the hflX gene encoding GTPase HflX, with protein MKALVISVDMGELDYKAHAEEFVMLAEGAGAQIMEQLVVRRSRPDSAYYIGTGKLEEAVALAKATGAEVVLFDHALSPAQQRNLERKLELRVVDRVALILDIFALRAQSHEGKLQVELAQLQHLTSRLTRMWTHLERQKGGIGMRGPGESQLEMDRRMIGDKVRTLRERLAKVQRQRSTQRRARSRSGTLSVSLVGYTNTGKSTLFNTLTRADAYAADQLFATLDTTTRRIWIEGAGQVVISDTVGFIRELPPTLIAAFRATLEETVHADLLLHVVDAANPQRDEQIAEVHKVLEDIGAHEIPRILVYNKIDQAGYEPRVERDEHGTIARVFVSALERIGLDGLRAAIVESGHFAENNASEQ; from the coding sequence TTGAAGGCACTGGTAATTAGTGTGGATATGGGCGAGCTGGACTACAAAGCCCATGCCGAAGAGTTCGTCATGCTGGCCGAAGGCGCTGGCGCCCAGATTATGGAGCAGCTGGTCGTGCGTCGCTCCCGTCCGGATTCTGCCTACTACATCGGTACAGGCAAGCTGGAGGAGGCCGTCGCTCTGGCCAAGGCAACCGGCGCCGAAGTGGTGCTGTTTGACCATGCCTTGAGCCCAGCGCAGCAGCGTAACCTGGAGCGCAAGCTGGAATTGCGTGTAGTCGACCGGGTTGCTCTGATTCTGGACATCTTTGCCCTGCGAGCACAAAGTCACGAAGGTAAATTACAGGTGGAGCTGGCGCAGTTGCAGCACCTGACGTCCCGATTGACCCGGATGTGGACTCACCTGGAGCGGCAAAAGGGTGGTATTGGCATGCGTGGTCCTGGTGAGTCGCAGCTGGAAATGGACCGCCGGATGATTGGCGACAAAGTCCGTACCTTGCGCGAACGTCTGGCCAAGGTGCAGCGTCAACGCAGCACTCAGCGCCGGGCCCGTTCCCGTAGCGGCACCTTGTCGGTGTCATTGGTGGGCTATACCAATACGGGCAAATCCACCTTGTTCAATACCTTGACTCGGGCGGATGCCTACGCAGCCGACCAGTTATTTGCAACTTTGGATACCACCACGCGTCGTATCTGGATTGAAGGGGCAGGGCAGGTTGTGATTTCGGATACGGTGGGTTTCATTCGTGAATTGCCACCCACCTTGATCGCGGCTTTCCGGGCCACCTTGGAAGAGACCGTCCATGCAGATTTGTTGCTGCATGTGGTCGATGCAGCCAACCCTCAACGCGATGAGCAAATCGCTGAAGTTCATAAGGTTCTGGAGGACATCGGGGCCCATGAAATACCTCGTATTTTGGTCTACAACAAAATTGACCAAGCCGGCTACGAGCCACGGGTAGAGCGGGACGAACATGGTACTATTGCCCGAGTCTTTGTTAGCGCTTTAGAGCGCATCGGATTGGATGGTTTGCGTGCAGCAATCGTCGAATCAGGTCATTTCGCGGAAAACAATGCGTCTGAACAATAA
- the hfq gene encoding RNA chaperone Hfq — translation MSNKGQILQDPFLNALRKEHIPVSIYLVNGIKLQGQIESFDQYVVLLRNTVTQMVYKHAISTVVPARPVTLAADEQAE, via the coding sequence ATGAGCAATAAAGGGCAAATTCTACAAGACCCGTTTTTGAACGCGCTGCGCAAGGAGCATATCCCTGTGTCGATCTACCTGGTCAACGGCATCAAGCTGCAAGGTCAGATCGAGTCCTTCGATCAGTATGTCGTACTGCTGCGCAATACAGTCACTCAAATGGTGTATAAGCACGCGATCTCTACCGTCGTTCCTGCACGCCCTGTTACTTTGGCTGCGGATGAGCAGGCTGAATAA
- the hisC gene encoding histidinol-phosphate transaminase, translating to MSRLWSDHVAGLSPYVPGEQVKLDNLLKLNTNEHPFGPSPKALEAIRQAATDDLRLYPSYSAQELRDAVAHNHGVKANNVFLGNGSDEVLAHVFSALFLRGVRPVLLPDITYSFYTTYCSYFGVPADIVPLSEDFTLNVQDYVRKRSLPPAGIIFANPNAPTGIPLSLTDIETILAANPDTTVVVDEAYVDFGGTSSVGLLEKYDNLVVIQTMSKSRALAGLRVGYALASADIIQALERVKDSFNSYPMDTIAQVGAVASLKDTEYFERQCQAVIDAREQLRADLEQLGFEILPSKANFLMATHPKHSAAGIQQALREQGILVRHFRQPRIEQYLRITVGSPEQCARLCNSLRQILGQGA from the coding sequence ATGAGCCGTTTGTGGAGTGATCATGTAGCGGGGCTTTCACCCTATGTACCGGGTGAGCAGGTCAAGCTGGATAACCTCTTGAAGTTGAACACAAACGAACATCCTTTCGGTCCGTCGCCCAAAGCGCTGGAAGCGATCCGCCAGGCGGCGACCGATGACTTGCGTCTTTACCCTTCCTACAGCGCGCAGGAACTGCGTGACGCCGTGGCGCACAACCACGGCGTGAAAGCTAACAATGTCTTTTTGGGCAATGGCTCGGACGAAGTGCTGGCCCATGTGTTCAGCGCCTTGTTCCTGCGTGGCGTGCGTCCGGTCCTGTTGCCCGATATCACGTACAGCTTCTACACCACCTACTGTTCGTACTTCGGGGTGCCTGCTGATATTGTGCCGCTGAGCGAAGACTTCACGCTGAATGTGCAGGACTATGTGCGCAAGCGCAGCCTGCCACCAGCTGGCATTATTTTTGCCAACCCCAATGCGCCTACCGGGATTCCTTTGTCCTTGACGGATATTGAAACCATTCTGGCCGCCAACCCGGACACCACGGTGGTGGTGGACGAGGCCTACGTCGATTTCGGCGGTACGTCTTCGGTTGGTCTGCTGGAAAAGTACGACAACCTGGTGGTCATCCAGACCATGTCCAAGTCGCGTGCTTTGGCTGGCTTGCGTGTGGGTTATGCCTTGGCCAGCGCCGATATCATTCAGGCCCTGGAACGCGTGAAAGACAGCTTTAACTCCTATCCCATGGACACCATCGCTCAGGTGGGTGCCGTGGCTTCCTTGAAGGATACGGAGTATTTTGAACGTCAATGCCAGGCAGTGATTGATGCACGTGAACAGTTGCGTGCCGATCTGGAACAGCTGGGTTTCGAGATTTTGCCCTCGAAAGCGAACTTTTTGATGGCAACGCACCCTAAGCATTCGGCTGCTGGTATTCAGCAAGCTTTGCGTGAGCAGGGGATTTTGGTTCGCCACTTCCGTCAGCCACGCATTGAGCAGTATTTACGTATTACGGTAGGATCGCCCGAGCAATGTGCCCGACTGTGCAACAGTTTGCGGCAGATTTTAGGGCAAGGCGCCTGA
- the der gene encoding ribosome biogenesis GTPase Der, translated as MKSVSFKPVVALVGRANVGKSTLFNRLTRSRAALVANFPGLTRDRHYGEGRVGSRPYIVVDTGGFEPVAKTGMLLEMARQTQQAIAEADVVVFLVDAREGVNALDLEIAQLLRKLGQKVLLAVNKAEGMRYEAGGVEFHELGLGQPYLISASHGDGVEELINLALEQVPNPEPEDDGQDDDEFQHRIKLAIVGRPNVGKSTLINTLVGEDRVIAFDQPGTTRDAIEIEFERNGVEYTLIDTAGLRKRGKVFEAVEKFSVIKTLQAIEACNVVLLMIDAHTEISDQDASIAGFVVETGRALVVGINKWDGLDEYQREWIKREFDRKLRFLNFAKMHTLSALKGQGINPLLKSVNAAHAAAFSKLSTPKLTRVMQEAVEQQQPPRKGIFRPKLRYAHQGGMNPPIVVIHGNALDAISDSYRRYLETRFREAFKLEGTPLRIEFKSSKNPYLKDA; from the coding sequence TTGAAAAGCGTTTCTTTTAAGCCCGTAGTGGCTTTGGTCGGTCGGGCCAACGTCGGCAAGTCCACTTTGTTCAACCGCCTGACGCGCTCGCGCGCGGCTCTGGTGGCGAACTTCCCTGGTCTGACCCGCGACCGCCATTACGGCGAAGGCCGGGTTGGCAGCCGTCCCTATATCGTGGTCGATACGGGCGGTTTCGAGCCCGTGGCCAAAACCGGCATGTTGCTGGAGATGGCTCGCCAGACCCAGCAAGCGATTGCCGAAGCCGACGTGGTCGTGTTTCTGGTCGATGCCCGTGAAGGCGTCAATGCACTGGATCTGGAAATTGCGCAGCTGCTGCGCAAGCTGGGTCAGAAAGTGCTGCTGGCCGTCAACAAGGCCGAAGGCATGCGTTACGAGGCCGGTGGCGTGGAATTCCACGAACTGGGCTTGGGCCAGCCTTATCTGATCTCCGCCTCCCACGGCGATGGCGTGGAAGAGCTGATCAATCTGGCACTGGAGCAAGTGCCTAACCCTGAGCCTGAAGATGATGGCCAGGACGATGATGAGTTTCAGCACCGCATCAAGCTGGCGATTGTGGGCCGCCCCAACGTGGGCAAATCCACCCTGATTAATACCCTGGTGGGTGAAGATCGCGTGATTGCGTTTGACCAGCCCGGTACGACGCGTGATGCCATCGAAATCGAGTTCGAGCGTAACGGGGTGGAATACACCCTGATCGACACGGCCGGTTTGCGCAAGCGCGGCAAGGTATTTGAAGCGGTCGAAAAGTTCTCCGTTATCAAGACTTTGCAGGCGATTGAAGCGTGTAACGTGGTCTTGCTGATGATTGACGCTCACACAGAAATTTCCGACCAGGACGCCAGCATTGCGGGCTTTGTGGTGGAAACCGGCCGTGCGCTGGTGGTGGGCATCAACAAGTGGGATGGCCTGGACGAGTACCAGCGCGAGTGGATCAAGCGCGAGTTCGATCGCAAATTGCGCTTCCTGAACTTTGCCAAGATGCACACCTTGTCGGCGCTGAAAGGGCAGGGGATCAATCCTTTGCTCAAGTCGGTCAATGCCGCGCATGCTGCTGCTTTCTCCAAGCTGTCTACCCCCAAGCTCACTCGCGTCATGCAAGAAGCGGTGGAACAGCAACAGCCGCCACGCAAGGGCATTTTCCGTCCCAAGTTGCGGTATGCTCACCAAGGTGGCATGAACCCGCCGATCGTGGTGATTCACGGCAACGCCCTGGATGCCATTTCGGACAGTTACCGCCGTTATCTGGAGACGCGTTTTCGCGAGGCCTTCAAGCTGGAAGGCACGCCTTTGCGCATCGAATTCAAATCATCTAAGAACCCTTATCTGAAGGACGCGTAA
- the bamB gene encoding outer membrane protein assembly factor BamB yields MSLPTIRKSPSSAMRVLRLSALALSLTALAGCSMFSSKDPRFEPTPLTEYTPGVAAKISWSTSIGSGADSGFAPQVTGSSVYAATVSGQVSKVDLETGRVQWSANAGKKLTAGAGSDGVVTAVASVDGNVIAFDDSGKELWRSRSSSAVNMPPVVGAGVVVVRTSDYRLQAFDASTGDLRWSLQRPGPALSLKTSMQMRIIDGLLLAGMPNGRLMAIDAAQGHLVWEGSISVSRGATDLERINDVVGAPQVVDPLLCGATYQGRVACFDVSQGGRLVWDREFSAGTGIAADNHMLYAANSRDQIEAFAMTDGQTIWTQNALRNRGLAPLAVMPQALAAGDMEGYVHFLSRLDGTLLGRVSVGGGAIVSPLIGTPRGVLVQTGNGNLVLVGIN; encoded by the coding sequence ATGTCTCTTCCTACTATTCGCAAATCCCCATCCTCTGCCATGCGTGTCCTGCGCCTGAGCGCGCTGGCCCTGAGTCTGACCGCATTGGCCGGTTGCTCCATGTTCTCCAGCAAGGATCCACGTTTCGAGCCGACTCCCTTGACCGAATACACCCCTGGTGTGGCCGCCAAGATCAGCTGGAGCACCTCTATTGGTAGCGGCGCGGATTCGGGCTTTGCACCGCAAGTGACCGGTTCTTCGGTCTATGCCGCAACGGTATCCGGGCAGGTCAGCAAGGTGGATCTGGAGACGGGCCGTGTGCAGTGGTCGGCCAATGCCGGCAAGAAGTTGACGGCCGGTGCAGGTTCGGACGGTGTAGTGACTGCGGTTGCTTCGGTAGACGGGAACGTGATTGCGTTTGACGACTCGGGCAAGGAATTGTGGCGCAGCCGCAGCAGCAGCGCCGTGAATATGCCTCCTGTTGTTGGTGCCGGTGTGGTTGTGGTGCGTACCAGCGACTACCGCCTGCAAGCCTTTGATGCCAGCACGGGTGATCTGCGCTGGAGCCTGCAGCGCCCCGGTCCAGCCTTGTCGCTGAAAACCAGCATGCAAATGCGCATTATCGACGGCTTGTTGCTGGCAGGCATGCCCAACGGTCGCTTGATGGCGATTGACGCGGCTCAAGGTCATCTGGTGTGGGAAGGCAGCATTTCTGTCTCCCGCGGCGCGACCGATCTGGAGCGCATTAATGACGTCGTGGGTGCTCCCCAGGTCGTCGATCCCCTGCTGTGCGGTGCAACCTACCAAGGTCGCGTTGCCTGCTTTGACGTCTCCCAAGGTGGGCGTCTGGTGTGGGATAGGGAATTTTCGGCCGGTACCGGTATCGCAGCGGACAACCATATGTTGTATGCCGCCAATAGCCGCGACCAGATTGAAGCGTTTGCCATGACAGACGGGCAAACCATCTGGACGCAGAATGCTTTGCGTAACCGTGGTCTGGCTCCTTTGGCCGTCATGCCCCAGGCGCTTGCCGCCGGTGACATGGAAGGCTATGTTCACTTTCTATCGCGACTGGACGGCACCTTGTTGGGCCGGGTCAGTGTCGGCGGTGGTGCCATTGTGTCGCCTTTGATCGGAACCCCGCGCGGGGTCCTGGTTCAGACCGGCAATGGTAATTTGGTCTTGGTTGGAATCAATTGA
- a CDS encoding YfgM family protein → MAYDLEEQEKLDAMRAWWDRWGTLCIVLAFAALAAVAGWRGWQWYQGHQAGQAMGYFEALESAAAQTGEEADARVLAASTTLRNDFPKSGYTSRGVLLAAQALQQRGNLTPAREQLEWMVKTNHDPALTPLARLRLAGILLEQKNYDEALAQLTNPPASFAGLFADRKGDILAAQGQNDAAREAWKQAVELLKQDPISQLVQIKLDALAGA, encoded by the coding sequence ATGGCCTACGATCTTGAAGAACAGGAAAAACTAGATGCCATGCGAGCATGGTGGGACCGCTGGGGCACCTTGTGCATCGTGCTGGCTTTTGCTGCCTTGGCAGCAGTGGCGGGCTGGCGCGGTTGGCAGTGGTATCAGGGCCATCAGGCAGGTCAGGCCATGGGTTACTTTGAAGCGCTGGAAAGTGCGGCTGCCCAGACAGGCGAAGAGGCCGATGCCCGCGTGCTGGCTGCCAGCACGACCTTGCGTAACGATTTTCCCAAGTCCGGCTACACCTCCCGCGGTGTCTTGCTGGCTGCTCAGGCTTTGCAGCAACGCGGCAATCTGACGCCTGCTCGTGAGCAACTGGAGTGGATGGTCAAAACCAACCACGACCCGGCGCTGACTCCGCTGGCACGTTTGCGTCTGGCCGGCATCTTGCTGGAACAAAAGAATTATGATGAGGCCCTGGCTCAACTGACGAATCCTCCTGCCAGTTTTGCCGGTTTGTTTGCGGATCGCAAAGGCGATATTCTGGCCGCTCAAGGGCAGAATGATGCAGCGCGCGAAGCCTGGAAGCAGGCCGTGGAGTTGCTCAAGCAAGACCCTATTTCGCAGTTGGTTCAGATCAAACTTGATGCCCTGGCAGGAGCTTAA
- the hisS gene encoding histidine--tRNA ligase → MTQQFQKLRALTGMKDTLPGESAQWEALEALVREWLASYGYRNMRTPVLEHTQLFARGIGEVTDIVEKEMYSFTDSLNGDKLTMRPEFTAGMVRATIEHNLLYDRPHRVYAMGPVFRHERPQRGRYRQFHQIDVEALGLPGPDVDAELIVMLSRLWKKLGLTDIRLELNSLGQAEERAAHRAALIEHLEAHKDVLDEEAQRRMYTNPLRVLDTKNPAMQEMANAAPRLFDFLGEESRAHFQGVCDRLDDAGIPYTLNPRLVRGLDYYNLTVFEWVTDRLGAQGTVCGGGRYDGLIELMGGKPSPAVGFAIGMERLLDLCSQDGEQPAIPECQVYMVHQGEAAQRKASLLAEQLRDAGLQVIVHAGSSGFKSQFKRADASGAQAAVILGDDELQKEQASVKWLRAADGAEQQQSVDFSELASVLSARI, encoded by the coding sequence ATGACGCAGCAGTTTCAAAAGCTCCGCGCCCTGACGGGCATGAAAGACACCTTACCGGGTGAAAGCGCACAGTGGGAAGCCCTGGAGGCTCTGGTGCGGGAATGGTTGGCCAGCTATGGCTATCGCAATATGCGTACCCCCGTGCTGGAACATACCCAATTGTTTGCTCGTGGTATTGGCGAAGTCACCGATATTGTCGAAAAGGAAATGTATTCCTTTACCGATTCGCTCAACGGCGACAAGCTCACCATGCGTCCCGAATTTACGGCGGGCATGGTGCGCGCCACTATCGAACATAATCTCTTGTACGATCGCCCTCATCGCGTTTATGCGATGGGACCGGTGTTTCGCCATGAGCGCCCGCAGCGTGGCCGCTACCGTCAGTTCCACCAGATCGACGTGGAAGCGCTGGGTCTGCCCGGGCCGGATGTGGATGCCGAGCTGATCGTCATGTTGTCCCGTTTGTGGAAGAAGCTGGGTCTGACGGATATCCGTCTGGAACTGAACTCCCTGGGCCAGGCTGAAGAGCGTGCCGCCCACCGTGCGGCCTTGATCGAACACCTGGAAGCCCACAAGGATGTGCTGGACGAAGAAGCCCAGCGTCGCATGTACACCAATCCCTTGCGCGTGCTGGATACCAAAAATCCGGCCATGCAGGAAATGGCCAATGCAGCTCCACGCCTGTTCGACTTCCTGGGTGAAGAGTCTCGTGCTCACTTCCAGGGCGTATGCGATCGTCTGGATGATGCCGGTATTCCCTACACACTGAACCCGCGTCTGGTGCGTGGTCTGGATTACTACAACTTGACCGTGTTCGAGTGGGTAACGGATCGCCTGGGTGCACAAGGGACGGTATGCGGCGGAGGCCGTTACGACGGCCTGATCGAATTGATGGGTGGCAAACCTTCGCCCGCTGTGGGCTTTGCCATTGGTATGGAGCGCTTGCTGGATCTGTGCTCGCAAGATGGCGAGCAGCCAGCCATTCCCGAATGTCAGGTGTATATGGTTCACCAGGGCGAGGCAGCCCAGCGCAAGGCCTCGCTGTTGGCCGAGCAACTGCGTGATGCCGGTTTGCAGGTGATTGTCCATGCAGGCTCCAGCGGCTTCAAGTCCCAGTTCAAGCGGGCTGATGCCAGTGGCGCGCAGGCCGCCGTTATTTTGGGTGACGACGAACTCCAAAAAGAACAGGCCAGTGTGAAATGGTTGCGTGCTGCGGATGGCGCCGAGCAGCAACAGTCTGTTGATTTTTCTGAACTCGCCAGTGTTTTGTCAGCAAGGATTTGA
- the ispG gene encoding flavodoxin-dependent (E)-4-hydroxy-3-methylbut-2-enyl-diphosphate synthase — MTQGPETPSACQPLPVGAQPKRVTRTVDVRWGDHVVKLGGSAPVVVQSMTNTDTVDAIATAIQVKELARAGSELVRITVNTPEAAREVPAIREQLDRMGVNVPLVGDFHYNGHKLLADFPECAQALSKYRINPGNMGGGKRRDDNFAKMIEIACRYDKAVRIGVNWGSLDHELMARMMDENNQRAHPWTAQAVMRDALVFSAISNAQRAEELGLDGKRIVLSCKVSHVQDLITVYQDLSSRCDYALHLGLTEAGMGSKGIVASTAALSVLLQQGIGDTIRISLTPEPGGDRAREVVVAQEILQTMGLRAFTPMVVACPGCGRTSSTVFQELANDIQSYLRDQMPVWKDLYPGVETMNVAVMGCVVNGPGESRHADIGISLPGTGEVPSAPVYVDGERVVTLKGDTIAQEFQTIVQNYVERRYGKTSTV; from the coding sequence ATGACGCAGGGTCCCGAAACTCCCTCTGCTTGCCAACCTCTGCCGGTTGGTGCTCAACCCAAACGGGTGACGCGCACGGTGGATGTGCGCTGGGGCGATCATGTCGTGAAACTGGGGGGCTCGGCGCCGGTCGTGGTGCAGTCCATGACCAATACGGATACGGTCGATGCCATTGCAACGGCTATCCAGGTCAAGGAATTGGCGCGAGCCGGCTCCGAACTGGTGCGGATTACCGTCAATACCCCGGAAGCTGCGCGTGAAGTGCCGGCTATTCGTGAACAGCTGGACCGCATGGGTGTGAATGTTCCCTTGGTGGGGGACTTTCATTACAACGGCCACAAGCTGCTGGCAGACTTCCCGGAATGTGCGCAAGCCTTGTCCAAGTACCGGATCAATCCGGGCAATATGGGCGGGGGCAAGCGTCGGGACGACAACTTTGCCAAGATGATTGAAATCGCCTGCCGTTACGACAAGGCCGTGCGTATCGGTGTGAACTGGGGCAGCCTGGATCACGAGCTGATGGCCCGCATGATGGACGAGAATAATCAACGGGCACACCCCTGGACGGCGCAAGCTGTCATGCGTGATGCCCTGGTGTTTTCGGCCATCAGCAATGCCCAGCGTGCCGAAGAGCTGGGTCTGGACGGCAAACGCATTGTGCTGTCCTGCAAGGTCAGCCATGTGCAGGATTTGATTACGGTTTATCAGGATTTGTCTTCGCGCTGCGATTACGCCCTGCATCTGGGTTTGACCGAGGCGGGGATGGGCAGCAAGGGGATTGTGGCTTCTACGGCCGCCTTGTCCGTCTTGCTGCAGCAAGGCATTGGTGACACCATTCGTATTTCCCTGACGCCCGAACCCGGTGGCGATCGTGCCCGTGAAGTGGTCGTGGCTCAGGAAATTCTGCAGACCATGGGGTTGCGCGCCTTTACTCCGATGGTGGTGGCGTGTCCGGGTTGTGGTCGCACCAGCAGTACGGTGTTCCAGGAGCTGGCCAACGATATTCAAAGCTATTTGCGTGACCAGATGCCTGTCTGGAAAGATCTGTATCCCGGCGTGGAAACCATGAACGTCGCGGTGATGGGCTGTGTGGTCAATGGTCCGGGGGAAAGCCGCCACGCCGATATCGGCATCAGCTTGCCGGGAACCGGGGAAGTTCCTTCGGCACCCGTCTATGTGGATGGCGAGCGGGTGGTGACCCTGAAGGGTGATACTATCGCTCAGGAATTTCAGACCATTGTCCAGAATTACGTTGAGCGCCGCTACGGCAAAACATCAACGGTTTGA
- a CDS encoding helix-turn-helix domain-containing protein — translation MSETLVPSNQSAPEAGSGVGPTLRELRLARSCTLNEASTRLKFSVRQLEALEAQEWDQLPGGQPLRGMVRNYARFLEADVSAVLVMLEAQVSDTAAPRPVPRNHSGSGLSSADLSLYADSRGGFGWIWILIIIVLLLVAGFYAIDRGWVPEEWLVFDWLKDLKK, via the coding sequence ATGAGCGAGACTCTGGTCCCCTCCAACCAATCGGCTCCGGAAGCGGGCTCAGGTGTAGGCCCGACATTGCGTGAGCTGCGCCTGGCGCGATCCTGTACGCTGAACGAAGCCTCCACCCGCCTGAAGTTTTCGGTTCGCCAGCTCGAGGCCCTGGAGGCTCAGGAGTGGGACCAGTTGCCCGGTGGCCAGCCTTTGCGCGGCATGGTGCGCAACTACGCGCGCTTTTTGGAGGCCGACGTATCGGCTGTGCTGGTCATGCTGGAAGCTCAGGTCAGTGATACCGCTGCGCCCAGGCCCGTACCGCGCAATCATTCCGGTTCGGGCTTGTCCAGTGCGGATTTGAGCCTGTATGCCGACTCGCGCGGCGGTTTTGGCTGGATCTGGATTCTTATCATTATTGTTTTGCTGCTGGTAGCCGGTTTTTACGCCATTGATCGAGGCTGGGTTCCCGAGGAATGGCTGGTGTTTGATTGGCTCAAGGATTTGAAGAAATGA